The window TGCAAAGACTGCCAGCTCCAGAAACTTCGGGAAAACAAGATCCCCGTTGATATCGAGCACGACACTATAACCCACAGGGGCTTCCGCAAACTCCTCTCCGCAAAGTTCATAACTCTGGCGGACGGAACCTATGCAGAGATACTAACCGACATAACCAGCACAAAAAAGCTGATAGATAAGCTCACCCGCCACTCCAAAGAGCTGAAAGCCTCAAACGTTATCCTTAACCTGAAACGCAAGGAGACGGAGAAGGAACACAGGTTCATCCTTAAGACCATAAACTCGCTGAACGACGGCGTTATGGTTGTAAACCCCGACCTAAGCATAAACATGTCCAACTCAAGCATAATGGAGATCTGCGGTGTTCACAGCATGAACAACATAAAGTGCTATGAGGTATACGGATATAAAGAGCAGTGCAAGGACTGCCCCCTCCTCGACCCAAGAAACGTCCGCGCCTTCCGCGAGGCAAACGGCAAGAAGCTGACAGTCACCATGAACCATTTCGACAAATACATAGTCGAATCATTAAGAGACACCACCAAAGAACTCAAACTTATCGAAGAAATAAAGTCCCAGCAGTCGGTGCTTCATGAGAAGCAGAGGCAGATGGCTCTGCTGAACGAAGACCTGCTGAGGATGAATGATAAACTTAAAACAGCCCACAAGATAATAGATGAAGAACTTATGCAGGTGGGGCAGATACAGGCGAGCCTTCTGCCCGAGAAGCTGCCGGAGATACCCGGATATGACTTCGGAGCTTTCTATACCCCTGCGGAGCATGCAGGCGGCGATTATTACGACTGTATCGAAATGAGCAACGGCTACTGGGGTCTGGGTGTGGCGGACGTTTCCGGCCACGGCATCCCCGCTTCCGTTATCATGGCGATAACACGTGCCATCATGCGCTCCTATACCTATGATATTATCTCATCCTCCGAGGCTGTGGCGATGGTGAACGAGATATTGTGCGACAATATTCACACAAACGACTTTGTCACAATGTTCTATCTCGTTCTTGATTCTGCAAAAGGCGTATGCAACTTTGCAAGTGCGGGACACAACCCCCTTCTGCTGTATGACAAGTCCGAGATGCTGGTGCGGAAAGTTTCTGCACACGGAATGTTCCTCGGGGCGTTTGATATGGTAGAATATGAAGAGGGGAGCCTTACTCTTGACAGCGGAGACATAGTGTTCATGTATACCGACGGCCTGAACGAGGCCATGAACCGCAGCCGCGAACAGTATGGCTATGACCAGCTGATCTCCAAAATAATGATGTTCTCTGCGCTGCCTGTCAGCGAGATGATAGACAACATCATGGAAGATGTCAGAGCATTTACACAGGGGCATCCCTTTGAAGATGATATTACAATACTTGCTTTCAAAAAGCTTTAAGGAGGATCTGAATGTTCGAAGTTCAGGATAACGGCGGAAAAAAAGTTGTATTTGTTAAAGGCGAAGTGAACGCCCAGACAGGAAGCGAACTGAAAAAAGGCATACTCGACCTTTTCAACTCGTCTTCTTGCGTTGTTGTTTCTTTCAAGGGCGTTGTTTACATGAACAGCTCCGGCCTGAGAGAGATCATCGACCTGCTGAAAAGCGTCAACAAACTTAAAAAAGAACTTAAACTCTGCGAAATGTCAGCAGATATCAGAGAAATGTTCACCTTCACAGGTCTGGACAAAGTATTTAAAATTTACGACACGCAAGCCCAAGCGCTGGGGTAGTCTATGGCTTATAATTTCACCCGTTACGGTGATTTCCTCAAAATAATGGTTGAGCAGGACGCACCCTATAAAGACCTTGAAGATGCGGCCAGAAAGATTCCCGAGCTGACAGAAACGAAAAAGATCAGTCTCGACCTGAAAAACTGCTACTACATCCAGAGCAAAGCTCTGGCGGCCATGATAGCAATGAAAAAGAACGCTGCGAAGATAGGCGCCGAATTCAGCGTCACAAACGTCTGCGACAACGTTTATCAGGTAATGGAGATGGCGAACCTGTCATCATACTTCACCATTGAAGAGGACTTCTCCTCATATACACCCGACGAGCTGATGGAAAAATTCTTTCAGCCCGATTATGCCGACCGTGTGTCGGACTTTATAGCTTCCTCCTATTCCGATGAATTCCGCAGGAAGCTCCTTGAAATATTGGAGATGCAGGAGCCGGAGCTTAAGTTCTATGCTGTCCTTACCATGGGAAAAGCCCACGACTACAGCGCAGAGGAGAAGATCAAACAGGAGCTTTCCAGCGACGTTCCGCTGGTTGTGAAGGCTGCTGTGCTTGTTCTTGGCTGGTTCGGCGACACTGCAAGCAAAGAGAAGATCTACGAAGTGCTTGAGTCAGGCGCAGAAGAGTTGACCGAGGCCGCTGCGGCTTCAATAGCACTTCTCAGCGACGAATCGGATGCGGCTCGTCTGGGCAAACTGCTCTCAAGTCCCAGCAAGACCATCCGCACAGCCGCAATTCAGGCGCTGACTCTGATAAACGACGATACCTGTTTCGAGCTTCTTAAAAACTCCCTTGAAACGGAATCCGACGACGATGTTAAAGCCATGCTTATCCGTGCCGTATCCTCCTTCAACAGGGGCGGGGTTTCGGATATCCTCATAAAATGGCTGGACAGCAAATCCATCAAGATCCGGGAGGCATCCGCAAGCGGCCTTGCAAAAATAAAGGCTAAGGACAAACTTGAAGATATAATCTCACGGATCACAGATAACGACGCATGGGTTGGCTACTTTGCCGTGAAAGCCTGCGGCGAGATATGCTCCGCATCAGAGGCCGGAAGACTCATGGAAAGCTACGACATGGTTGACGAAAACGTTAAACTGGCCATAGTGGAGGCTCTGGGCAAGATTCCCGGAGATTTCAGCGATTTCTACATGAGCATTCTGGACAACGGAAACGAGGACATCAGAAAAGAAGTTCTGATTTCGCTCTTCAACGACAACAGAGCCTATGCACTGCCCGCTGCTTCGAACCTTTTTGTGAACGATTCAAGCTGGCTGGTGCGCTATAAGGCACTTGAAATTCTTGAGCAGATCCGTCCGGAGGGCTTCAAAGACCTGCTTAGAACCAGACTGGTTGCCGAAGACAATAAATATGTCAAAGACAAAATTCAGTCTGTACTGGAAGTATTATGATTACAGCTTCAACGATAAAGATTAAAGATGACGAGTTTGTGGAGCTTAAAGATATAATCTATAAGAACGCCGCAATCTCGTTTGCAGACAGCAAGAAGTATCTCATCGAGAACAGACTGTCGAAAAGGCTTCAGGAGCTTAACTTCAACAGTTTCAAGGACTACATCTACTATCTTAAATACGATGCCAAAAAAAGAGAGGAGATGGAGATACTTCTGAATCAGGTGACCATCAACGAGACCTATTTTCTGCGTGAAAGGGCTCAGATGGATCACATGATTAAAACTGCTATCCCCGAACTGCTTAACTCGGGCAAAAGAAATATCCGTATCTGGTCTGCCGCCTGCTCTTCCGGCGAGGAGCCCTACTCCATCGCCATGCTGCTGAACGAGGCGGGACTCTTTGCAAAGGCAAGTATTGAGATTCTGGCCACCGACATTAACACTGAGGTTCTGGACATTGCCCAGAAAGGCATATACAGAACAATCTCTTTCAGAGGCGTGCCCCCGCAGATTCAGGATAAATACTTTGCAAAGGACGGCTTTGCGTATAAGCTGGATGCCAACATCATGAACAAGGTTAAGTTCTTTCAGGGCAACCTGCTGAACCCAATGATGACCACAAAAGTTGGCAGACTGGATGTTATCTTCTGCAGAAACGTACTGATATATTTCGATATCCCTGCCAAGCAGAAGGTTATCGATCTGTTCCATAAATCGCTCGGC of the Seleniivibrio woodruffii genome contains:
- a CDS encoding SpoIIE family protein phosphatase encodes the protein MEYIKEILNYISEVVFVVNDRYQIQYCSPQVKNITGKPPEKMVGKKCHMVLFNKMEPCKDCQLQKLRENKIPVDIEHDTITHRGFRKLLSAKFITLADGTYAEILTDITSTKKLIDKLTRHSKELKASNVILNLKRKETEKEHRFILKTINSLNDGVMVVNPDLSINMSNSSIMEICGVHSMNNIKCYEVYGYKEQCKDCPLLDPRNVRAFREANGKKLTVTMNHFDKYIVESLRDTTKELKLIEEIKSQQSVLHEKQRQMALLNEDLLRMNDKLKTAHKIIDEELMQVGQIQASLLPEKLPEIPGYDFGAFYTPAEHAGGDYYDCIEMSNGYWGLGVADVSGHGIPASVIMAITRAIMRSYTYDIISSSEAVAMVNEILCDNIHTNDFVTMFYLVLDSAKGVCNFASAGHNPLLLYDKSEMLVRKVSAHGMFLGAFDMVEYEEGSLTLDSGDIVFMYTDGLNEAMNRSREQYGYDQLISKIMMFSALPVSEMIDNIMEDVRAFTQGHPFEDDITILAFKKL
- a CDS encoding STAS domain-containing protein → MFEVQDNGGKKVVFVKGEVNAQTGSELKKGILDLFNSSSCVVVSFKGVVYMNSSGLREIIDLLKSVNKLKKELKLCEMSADIREMFTFTGLDKVFKIYDTQAQALG
- a CDS encoding HEAT repeat domain-containing protein — protein: MAYNFTRYGDFLKIMVEQDAPYKDLEDAARKIPELTETKKISLDLKNCYYIQSKALAAMIAMKKNAAKIGAEFSVTNVCDNVYQVMEMANLSSYFTIEEDFSSYTPDELMEKFFQPDYADRVSDFIASSYSDEFRRKLLEILEMQEPELKFYAVLTMGKAHDYSAEEKIKQELSSDVPLVVKAAVLVLGWFGDTASKEKIYEVLESGAEELTEAAAASIALLSDESDAARLGKLLSSPSKTIRTAAIQALTLINDDTCFELLKNSLETESDDDVKAMLIRAVSSFNRGGVSDILIKWLDSKSIKIREASASGLAKIKAKDKLEDIISRITDNDAWVGYFAVKACGEICSASEAGRLMESYDMVDENVKLAIVEALGKIPGDFSDFYMSILDNGNEDIRKEVLISLFNDNRAYALPAASNLFVNDSSWLVRYKALEILEQIRPEGFKDLLRTRLVAEDNKYVKDKIQSVLEVL
- a CDS encoding CheR family methyltransferase translates to MITASTIKIKDDEFVELKDIIYKNAAISFADSKKYLIENRLSKRLQELNFNSFKDYIYYLKYDAKKREEMEILLNQVTINETYFLRERAQMDHMIKTAIPELLNSGKRNIRIWSAACSSGEEPYSIAMLLNEAGLFAKASIEILATDINTEVLDIAQKGIYRTISFRGVPPQIQDKYFAKDGFAYKLDANIMNKVKFFQGNLLNPMMTTKVGRLDVIFCRNVLIYFDIPAKQKVIDLFHKSLGMPGALYLGHSETLNKISEAFKMENFGGGIIYRKI